A region from the Falco rusticolus isolate bFalRus1 chromosome 4, bFalRus1.pri, whole genome shotgun sequence genome encodes:
- the LOC119147863 gene encoding translation initiation factor IF-2-like — protein sequence MSKRKPGMSGVPQGYVLGPVLFNVFFSDTARCWHIGSRRQRAVLLPPGGQQSVLQRRRRACVVAHPHSALPAVVNGTAIPRVLRGGAAAPAAASRYGAAAAAPRARCRQALGAQNCIPALAASGGPRAAACVPGARALQEQHGGAPGAGRGAPGARRRRAPARRPPGGGRQGKLQPPAALGSRSAGGEPWPGAEGTEERKQEAAPRARVPAPGASPARQTRRACRCPRRSIAPAAGPQPQVPPALPWRRPAGPPLPLGKVLRQERLRAGPSGDGHGHLCFCPSAGGRAEAAAGCAAWGWRGLSLLGLAPRGAGAGGDRGARPGCGQELGRPGKGGEGIRGQAGSGCLLLRAQRAWPCGGGGGDQPRSPQQPGASVHSGVRVSPTAWGGPRCARERRAVSGRPRLARKSCDTVKGWGKKT from the exons CTCGGTGCTGGCACATCGGCAGCCGGCGGCAGCGCGCGGTTTTGCTGCCACCCGGCGGTCAACAGTCGGTACTGCAACGCCGGCGCCGCGCATGCGTGGTGGCGCATCCCCACTCGGCGCTGCCGGCCGTCGTTAACGGCACCGCGATCCCTCGCGTCCTGCGGGGCGGTGCTGCGGCGCCCGCTGCTGCCTCCCGGTAcggcgccgccgctgccgccccccgaGCGCGGTGCCGACAGGCGCTCGGCGCGCAGAACTGCATCCCGGCGCTCGCGGCCAGCGGGGGCCCCCGCGCCGCGGCGTGCGTGCCCGGCGCACGCGcgctgcaggagcagcatggCGGCGCGCCGGGTGCGGGCCGTGGCGCGCCAGGGGCGCGGAGGAGGCGAGCTCCTGCCCGCCGGCCGCCTGGGGGAGGGCGGCAGGGGAAGCTTCAGCCGCCCGCTGCGTTAGGCTCCCGATCCGCTGGCGGCGAGCCATGGCCGGGGGCTGAGGGGACGGAGGAGAGGAAGCAGGAAGCCGCCCCCCGGGCGCGGGTGCCGGCGCCGGGCGCCTCCCCAGCTCGCCAGACCCGCCGAGcctgccgctgcccccgccgcaGCATCGCCCCCGCAGCCgggccccagccccaggtgccCCCGGCGCTGCCGTGGCGGCGGCCAGCCGGCCCCCCGCTGCCGCTTGGGAAGGTCCTGCGGCAGGAgcggctccgggcagggccgAGCGGCGACGGTCACGGTCACTTGTGCTTCTGTCCCTCTGCCGGGGGCCGCGCTGAGGCCGCCGCGGGCTGCGCCGCCTGGGGCTGGCGGGGGTTGTCCCTGCTCGGCCTCGCCCCCCGCGGCGCGGGTGCGGGAGGGGACCGGGGGGCACGGCCCggctgtgggcaggagctgggccgGCCGGGGAAAGGCGGAGAAGGAATCCGAGGGCAGGCGGGCAGCGGCTGCCTCCTGCTGCGGGCACAGAGAGCCTggccctgcggggggggggggggggaccagccccgcagcccgcaGCAGCCGGGTGCCAGCGTGCACAGCGGGGTCCGTGTGTCACCCACAGCCTGGGGCGGCCCCCGGTGCGCGAGGGAGCGACGCGCCGTGTCCGGGAGGCCGCGTCTTGCGAGGAAGAGCT GTGACACTGTGAAAGGATGGGGTAAGAAAACCTAG
- the LOC119147864 gene encoding uncharacterized protein LOC119147864, producing MKGCRVRGRARRWDKGAGLSSACLSPSPRKPLSAQPAPRGRPLQRPAGRQAQRSPRRHRAPARPGAQRQPQPLLGWLRAALPGGAGAGPAGGAGPGRWVHFRPARHPGAAVAVRGFPGSLEAFRAGTCGGGALDLSIDAMDVTGEQQQDVEHEPFKQCLDKAANHVTPEAERHSKMLFCHSWMDALTVFPSPYACYEICGSKGRLNSQRFKHHKLLKSL from the exons ATGAAGGGGTGCAGAGTCCGCGGCAGGGCCAGAAGGTGGGACAAGGGAGCGGGTCTTTCCTCCGcctgcctctccccctcccccaggaaGCCGCTCTCGGCACAGCCCGCACCCCGCGGGAGGCCCCTGCAGAGACCCGCGGGCCGGCAGGCTCAGAGGAGCCCGCGGCGGCACCgagcccctgcccgccccggcgcACAACGGCAGCCGCAGCCGCTCCTCGGCTGGCTccgggccgcgctgcccggcggggcgggggcggggccggcgggcggggccggccccggAAGGTGGGTTCATTTCCGGCCCGCGCGGCACCCTGGGGCGGCGGTGGCGGTGCGGGGCTTCCCCGGGAGCCTGGAAGCCTTTCGGGCCGGGACGTGCGGCGGCGGCGCGCTGG atttgagcATCGATGCCATGGATGtaacaggagagcagcagcaggatgtaGAGCACGAGCCGTTTAAACAATGCTTGGATAAAGCTGCCAATCATGTGACTCCAGAAGCCGAGAGACACAGTAAGATGCTATTCTGCCATTCTTGGATGGATGCTCTCACAGTCTTTCCATCACCGTATGCCTGCTATGAGATTTGTGGGAGCAAGGGACGGCTGAATTCACAGCGTTTTAAACACCACAAACTCTTGAAGAGTTTATAG